One Cucumis sativus cultivar 9930 chromosome 1, Cucumber_9930_V3, whole genome shotgun sequence DNA segment encodes these proteins:
- the LOC101216118 gene encoding auxin response factor 17 yields MMDPNLWRAFSGNSAHIHTVGSEVYYFVQGHLEQATYVPTLSRSVLSNPITKCIVSAADYTADPLSDEVCLKLNLNPIPPGQSVSQVVHPFSSCDDGNGQRNRIEKFAKVLTSSDANNGGGFSVPRFCADSIFPPLNYQVEPPVQTLAITDVHGVVWNFRHIYRGTPRRHLLTTGWSKFVNNKKLIAGDAVIFARDSSRDIFVGIRRSSKSSGGGDCSKWNSQVGGGGRCNVEEKRSGDRSTDVFTRTNIGKVPAETVATAAELAAEFKPFEVVYYPRIGTSEFVIPAEKVNNSLNYQWYPGIRVKMPVETEDSLKTQWYQGTVTSASVPIQGPWKGSPWRMLEVTWEETDALQSAKFVSPWEVELASPSPPIPPPLHSAKKYRIPQKSGMVNAEADLFSPMMRFGDSTMGQFNRSLMNFNSFPAGMQGARQIFFRESGSSNPHNEISPPTSDENSMLKLNTAPNTQTVSTDLHIGSVQSDTLSPDSQASVLSFATGTAENQSCNSTKAGVNSFQLFGQIIYTSPPAENELDNGADSDDGDKKRKRSIDL; encoded by the exons ATGATGGACCCGAATCTTTGGCGTGCCTTTTCTGGCAATTCTGCTCACATCCACACTGTCGGTTCTGAAGTTTACTATTTCGTTCAAGGACATCTTGAACAAGCTACTTACGTCCCGACACTTTCTCGGTCAGTTCTTTCTAACCCTATTACTAAATGTATCGTTTCTGCTGCTGATTACACTGCGGATCCACTTTCTGATGAGGTCTGTCTTAAGCTCAATCTTAATCCAATTCCTCCTGGTCAGAGTGTGTCTCAAGTGGTTCATCCATTTAGTAGTTGTGATGATGGTAATGGGCAGAGGAATAGAATCGAGAAGTTTGCTAAGGTTCTTACGTCTTCTGATGCTAATAATGGCGGTGGATTTTCTGTGCCGCGTTTTTGTGCCGATTCTATTTTTCCTCCGTTGAATTATCAGGTTGAACCGCCAGTACAGACTTTGGCGATTACTGATGTTCATGGAGTTGTTTGGAATTTTCGTCACATTTACCGTGGGACGCCGAGGCGGCATTTGCTTACTACTGGGTGGAGTAAGTTCGTGAATAATAAGAAGTTGATTGCTGGTGATGCTGTCATTTTCGCCAGGGATTCTAGCAGGGATATTTTTGTTGGCATTCGCCGAAGCTCTAAGAGCAGTGGAGGCGGTGATTGCAGTAAATGGAATAGCCAGGTTGGTGGAGGAGGAAGGTGCAATGTGGAGGAGAAACGTTCTGGAGATAGAAGTACTGACGTTTTCACCCGAACTAATATTGGGAAGGTGCCAGCCGAGACAGTTGCTACTGCTGCGGAGTTGGCCGCCGAATTTAAGCCATTCGAGGTGGTTTATTATCCTAGGATTGGTACATCTGAATTTGTTATACCAGCTGAGAAAGTGAACAATTCGTTGAATTATCAGTGGTATCCTGGGATTAGAGTGAAAATGCCTGTGGAGACGGAGGATTCTTTGAAGACGCAATGGTATCAAGGGACTGTAACCTCAGCATCTGTTCCTATCCAAGGTCCTTGGAAGGGTTCTCCATGGCGTATGCTTGAG GTTACATGGGAAGAAACTGATGCTCTGCAGAGTGCTAAGTTTGTGAGCCCTTGGGAAGTTGAACTTGCTTCGCCCTCTCCTCCCATACCCCCTCCTCTTCACTCAGCAAAGAAATATAGAATTCCCCAGAAATCTGGGATGGTGAATGCTGAAGCTGATCTGTTTTCACCTATGATGAGATTCGGTGATTCAACAATGGGGCAATTCAATCGATCATTGAtgaattttaactcttttcCTGCTGGCATGCAGGGAGCCAGGCAAATCTTTTTCCGTGAATCTGGGTCATCCAATCCACATAATGAAATTTCTCCACCAACATCTGATGAAAATTCCATGTTGAAGCTGAACACAGCTCCAAATACACAAACGGTGTCCACTGATCTCCATATTGGTAGTGTGCAATCGGATACCTTATCGCCTGATAGTCAGGCTAGTGTTCTTTCCTTTGCCACAGGAACAGCTGAGAACCAGAGCTGCAACTCAACTAAAGCTGGAGTAAATTCATTTCAATTGTTTGGTCAAATCATCTATACGAGTCCTCCTGCCGAAAATGAACTTGACAATGGTGCTGACAGTGATGATGGTGACAAGAAGCGTAAACGGTCAATTGATCTTTGA